In the Devosia sp. SL43 genome, one interval contains:
- a CDS encoding GNAT family N-acetyltransferase, with translation MPYVTLTPESLPTSHICCAISDKKCADGYAAKKQWLSDQHAHGYRFRRLDERGKAFIEYGPAESAWMPVSAPGWLAMGCFWVSGQFKGHGHGRALLNHALQDARDQGRAGLVSLAGKKKMHFQSDGQWLLKQGFREVDTLHSSFSLLALPLDESEPAEMPQFAQSARDGLDADAKGVTVYYSNRCPFTDYHIEVSLQETCHKRGLPLTVHKLDTLSAAQEAPTPATIFSLFLDSHFVTTDISVCMDSRFDKVVGKAMAA, from the coding sequence ATGCCCTATGTAACGCTGACCCCAGAGTCTTTGCCGACATCGCATATCTGTTGCGCGATCTCCGACAAGAAGTGTGCGGACGGGTATGCCGCCAAGAAGCAGTGGCTCTCGGACCAGCATGCACACGGTTATCGCTTTCGGCGCCTGGACGAACGCGGCAAAGCATTCATCGAATACGGTCCTGCTGAAAGTGCCTGGATGCCGGTCAGCGCGCCTGGTTGGCTAGCGATGGGGTGCTTTTGGGTATCGGGCCAGTTCAAAGGTCATGGGCACGGCAGGGCGCTGCTCAACCATGCCCTGCAGGATGCGCGCGACCAAGGCCGGGCTGGCTTGGTCTCGCTCGCTGGCAAGAAGAAGATGCACTTTCAGAGTGACGGTCAGTGGCTGCTCAAACAGGGATTCAGAGAAGTCGACACCTTGCACTCCAGTTTCTCCTTGCTGGCCCTGCCGTTGGATGAAAGCGAGCCGGCGGAAATGCCTCAGTTCGCGCAAAGCGCGCGCGATGGCCTGGACGCCGATGCGAAAGGGGTGACGGTCTACTACTCGAATCGATGCCCGTTCACGGATTATCACATCGAAGTCTCGCTCCAGGAGACCTGTCACAAACGGGGCCTACCGTTGACGGTGCACAAGCTGGACACGCTATCGGCCGCGCAAGAAGCACCGACGCCTGCCACGATATTCAGCCTCTTTCTGGATTCGCATTTCGTCACCACCGACATAAGCGTGTGCATGGATAGCCGCTTCGACAAGGTGGTTGGAAAGGCCATGGCAGCCTGA
- a CDS encoding type II CAAX endopeptidase family protein yields MANTVKSRLASWAARAPVTAFLAGSFLWAWLLWGYWIPAMPPGGLEMSPIFLVSAILGGFAPSLVAIAVAWTLAGRAGIAQLLAPLVRWRIHPGWYAVALLTAPAVTLIIVAIQAMVIGGNRFSGIGVPIPILLIWPLMAGLGEEIGWRGFLLPRLQPRLGVLPAALVIGAIWGLWHLPADYIALKAYGDWFIPAFLVNGPIVLTAHAIIMSWLWNRTGGNLLLIVLYHFTITASAMVVPSGFTDGARGVLAAAIGAGCFWIVAVGLVTWRGSDFTLVESAPPANSSA; encoded by the coding sequence ATGGCCAACACAGTGAAGTCCCGTCTTGCTTCGTGGGCGGCGCGTGCCCCGGTCACCGCCTTTCTGGCCGGCTCCTTCCTTTGGGCATGGCTCCTGTGGGGCTACTGGATTCCAGCCATGCCGCCCGGCGGCCTGGAGATGTCGCCGATCTTTCTAGTCTCAGCCATCCTCGGGGGCTTTGCTCCCTCGCTGGTGGCCATCGCGGTCGCATGGACCCTGGCCGGCAGAGCCGGCATCGCCCAGTTGCTGGCGCCGCTCGTCCGCTGGCGCATCCACCCCGGCTGGTACGCGGTGGCTCTGCTGACAGCTCCTGCCGTCACCCTCATCATCGTCGCCATCCAGGCGATGGTCATTGGCGGCAACCGCTTTTCCGGTATCGGTGTTCCCATCCCCATCCTCCTGATCTGGCCGTTGATGGCCGGCCTCGGAGAAGAGATCGGCTGGCGCGGTTTCCTGCTCCCGCGCCTGCAGCCGCGCCTCGGCGTTCTTCCCGCAGCCCTTGTGATCGGCGCGATCTGGGGTCTCTGGCACCTTCCGGCCGACTACATCGCGCTCAAGGCCTATGGCGACTGGTTCATCCCAGCCTTCCTGGTCAACGGTCCCATTGTCCTGACCGCGCATGCCATCATCATGTCGTGGCTCTGGAACCGGACCGGAGGCAACCTGCTCCTTATCGTCCTCTATCACTTCACTATCACGGCATCCGCGATGGTCGTGCCCTCAGGCTTCACCGACGGCGCCAGGGGTGTGCTTGCTGCCGCGATTGGCGCTGGCTGTTTCTGGATCGTCGCGGTCGGCCTTGTAACGTGGCGTGGAAGCGACTTCACGCTTGTGGAATCGGCACCCCCTGCCAATTCATCGGCGTGA
- a CDS encoding SDR family NAD(P)-dependent oxidoreductase: protein MAYSFKDKIALVTGAASGIGAAVAQLLAASGAKVMIADLDAEGASSVAESILAQGGVAKAIEVDVTDAVEVEAMVDATRRQYGGLHLAVNNAGIAGASAPTGEYPLESWRKVMATNLDSVFYGMRYQIPAIQASGGGAIVNMASILGSVAFANAPAYVAAKHGMVGLTKTAAIEYARHGIRINSIGPGFIDTPLLSKNLDAATLTAIAGMHPVGRLGTASEVATLTAFLLSDDASFITGSYHLVDGGYTAQ from the coding sequence ATGGCTTATTCCTTCAAGGACAAGATTGCCCTCGTCACGGGCGCAGCCTCGGGTATCGGTGCTGCGGTTGCTCAACTTTTGGCGGCGTCGGGAGCCAAGGTGATGATCGCCGATCTCGACGCCGAAGGCGCGAGTTCGGTCGCCGAATCCATATTGGCCCAAGGGGGAGTGGCGAAAGCCATCGAGGTCGATGTGACCGATGCCGTAGAGGTCGAGGCGATGGTTGACGCGACGCGCAGGCAATATGGCGGGCTCCATCTGGCCGTCAACAATGCCGGAATTGCCGGTGCAAGCGCGCCGACGGGTGAATACCCGCTCGAAAGCTGGCGCAAGGTCATGGCCACCAATCTCGACAGCGTCTTCTATGGCATGCGCTACCAGATACCCGCGATCCAGGCATCGGGCGGGGGCGCCATCGTCAACATGGCATCCATACTCGGCTCGGTCGCCTTCGCCAATGCGCCGGCCTATGTCGCGGCCAAGCATGGCATGGTGGGCCTCACCAAGACCGCGGCAATCGAATATGCGCGGCACGGCATCCGCATCAATTCCATTGGCCCGGGGTTCATCGACACTCCGCTGTTGTCCAAAAATCTCGACGCCGCCACGCTGACAGCGATTGCCGGCATGCATCCCGTTGGCAGGCTCGGGACAGCGTCGGAAGTAGCGACGCTGACGGCGTTCCTGCTCTCGGACGACGCCTCCTTCATCACCGGCAGCTACCACCTGGTGGATGGCGGCTACACCGCTCAATGA
- a CDS encoding VIT1/CCC1 transporter family protein has translation MTLPYKSAHEEVHFINRSGWLRAAVLGANDGIVSVSSLIVGVAAADPSPGAVLIAGVAGLAAGAMSMAAGEYVSVSSQSDIERADITREKQALIDTPAEEEAELASIYESRGLSPATAALVARELTEKDALAAHVREELGLSEVHSANPLQAALASGLTFTVAAALPVIAAVLAPIGATIPVVVVTTLICLAGLGALGAQAGGAPKMRPTLRVLFWGAAAMAVTALVGRIFGVSV, from the coding sequence ATGACCCTGCCGTATAAATCCGCCCACGAAGAAGTTCATTTCATCAACCGATCGGGATGGCTGCGGGCCGCCGTTTTGGGAGCCAATGACGGCATCGTCTCGGTGTCGTCGCTGATCGTGGGCGTCGCGGCCGCCGATCCCAGCCCTGGCGCCGTGCTGATCGCGGGCGTGGCAGGCCTGGCCGCAGGGGCCATGTCCATGGCGGCGGGCGAATATGTCTCGGTCAGTTCGCAATCCGATATCGAGCGCGCCGACATCACACGCGAAAAGCAGGCTCTGATCGACACCCCAGCAGAGGAAGAAGCCGAACTCGCCTCGATCTACGAGTCGCGCGGCCTGTCGCCGGCCACCGCAGCGCTGGTCGCAAGGGAGCTCACCGAGAAGGACGCCTTGGCTGCCCACGTGCGAGAGGAGCTGGGCCTGTCCGAAGTCCATAGCGCCAACCCGCTTCAGGCGGCTTTGGCCTCCGGCCTGACCTTTACAGTCGCCGCTGCCCTGCCTGTGATCGCGGCCGTGCTGGCGCCCATAGGCGCGACCATTCCAGTCGTGGTCGTCACCACCCTGATCTGTCTGGCGGGCCTTGGCGCGCTGGGCGCCCAGGCCGGTGGTGCCCCCAAAATGCGCCCCACCTTGCGCGTCCTGTTTTGGGGCGCAGCAGCCATGGCCGTTACCGCGCTGGTTGGTCGAATATTCGGTGTTAGCGTTTAG
- a CDS encoding DUF4389 domain-containing protein, translating into MVTAPSASYAARLEIDYPGQMDRLSTFFRLIWAIPILMILGLLSGAGSTRYVTEAGKVVESSAGGITAGLFVATVLMILFRQHYPRWWFDFALELGRFGARVMAYLLLLTDRYPSTTEAQSVHLEVAYPDVEHGLNQWLPLVKWLLVLPHCVVLFVLGVAVALVTIFAWFAILFTGTYPRGLFDFVVGVGRWSTRVWAYAFLLATDVYPPFSLQ; encoded by the coding sequence ATGGTTACGGCTCCCTCCGCCTCATACGCGGCTCGTCTCGAAATCGACTATCCAGGACAGATGGATCGGCTGTCGACGTTCTTCCGACTGATCTGGGCCATCCCCATCCTGATGATCCTCGGGTTGCTGTCGGGCGCAGGCAGCACCCGCTACGTCACCGAGGCAGGAAAGGTGGTCGAGTCCAGTGCCGGAGGGATCACCGCCGGCCTGTTCGTGGCGACAGTGCTGATGATCCTCTTCCGGCAGCACTATCCCCGCTGGTGGTTCGATTTTGCCTTGGAACTGGGCCGCTTTGGTGCTCGCGTCATGGCATATCTGCTTCTGCTCACCGACCGCTATCCCTCGACCACGGAGGCGCAGTCTGTGCACCTTGAGGTCGCCTATCCCGACGTCGAACACGGCCTCAACCAGTGGCTGCCGCTTGTGAAATGGCTGCTCGTACTCCCTCACTGTGTGGTGCTCTTCGTGCTCGGTGTCGCGGTAGCGCTGGTCACCATCTTTGCCTGGTTCGCCATTCTGTTCACCGGCACTTACCCACGAGGGCTGTTCGACTTCGTGGTCGGTGTCGGTCGCTGGTCAACGCGCGTGTGGGCCTACGCCTTCTTGCTTGCAACTGACGTCTATCCGCCATTCAGCCTTCAGTGA
- a CDS encoding sensor histidine kinase: MTRRPSIALRLALGLTTGMALLWIGAAAISVSVMQHELNEAYDDSLEQSAQRLLPLAVHDLRERGDGGRLVGGAYNEGGDDDDRPDAGDGPAGSVPHDSSFTYVVFDSQGVIMLRDQQAADFALPADLPEGFADIDGQRTFGLTDRNGFSILIVETSDRRLNGVMDAISALGFPLLALLPLMAGGVWLAMRLALRPLEALRRDIAKRDSKNLEPLLSDGHPAELAPIAEAVGALMSRLKSALDAERSFAARSAHELRTPIAGALAQTQQLAAELGNGPGAARLVEIEAALKKLAKLSEKLLQLARVEAGFARSDREADLLPVLNMVVHDFNASTLWHDRVHVDAAGGGVVAAIDPDAFAIALRNLIENALKHGAAGQPVQVIAAAAGAVRIVNQGGLVGAADLARLGQPFARGDTAADGNGLGLSIARSILEQAGGSLSLQSPASGAMDGFEAVMVLPRGDNRQTNHGAPGTGATPKVKA; the protein is encoded by the coding sequence ATGACGCGGCGCCCCTCCATTGCCTTGCGCCTGGCACTTGGCCTGACCACCGGCATGGCCCTGCTGTGGATCGGCGCCGCGGCCATTTCGGTCAGCGTCATGCAGCATGAGCTCAACGAAGCTTATGACGACAGTTTGGAGCAGAGCGCCCAGCGCCTGCTGCCGCTCGCTGTGCACGACCTGCGCGAGCGGGGCGATGGCGGGCGACTGGTCGGCGGCGCCTATAATGAGGGGGGCGACGACGATGATCGTCCGGACGCCGGCGACGGACCCGCCGGGTCCGTGCCGCACGATTCAAGCTTCACCTATGTTGTCTTCGATAGCCAGGGCGTCATCATGCTGCGCGATCAGCAGGCGGCCGACTTCGCGCTACCTGCGGATTTGCCGGAAGGTTTTGCCGACATAGATGGTCAGCGAACCTTTGGGCTGACGGATCGCAACGGCTTTTCCATCCTCATTGTGGAGACCAGCGACCGGCGCCTGAACGGCGTGATGGACGCCATTTCGGCCCTCGGCTTCCCCCTGCTCGCTCTCCTGCCGCTGATGGCCGGTGGTGTCTGGCTGGCCATGCGCTTGGCGCTCCGGCCGCTGGAGGCCCTGCGCCGCGATATTGCCAAGCGCGACAGCAAGAACCTGGAGCCCCTGCTGTCGGATGGCCATCCCGCCGAGCTGGCGCCGATCGCCGAAGCCGTCGGTGCCCTGATGTCCCGGCTAAAGTCGGCTCTCGATGCCGAGCGCTCCTTTGCGGCGCGCAGCGCCCATGAATTGCGCACCCCCATCGCCGGCGCGCTGGCACAGACCCAGCAACTGGCTGCCGAACTGGGCAACGGCCCGGGCGCGGCCCGGTTGGTCGAGATCGAGGCCGCGTTGAAGAAGCTCGCCAAGCTGTCGGAAAAGCTGCTGCAGCTCGCCCGCGTCGAGGCAGGCTTTGCCCGTTCAGATCGGGAGGCAGACCTCTTGCCGGTGCTCAACATGGTCGTGCACGATTTCAATGCCAGTACGCTCTGGCACGACCGCGTGCATGTCGACGCCGCCGGCGGCGGCGTGGTTGCGGCCATCGATCCCGATGCCTTTGCCATCGCATTGCGCAATCTGATTGAAAACGCCCTCAAGCATGGCGCAGCGGGCCAGCCGGTCCAAGTCATTGCCGCCGCGGCCGGCGCCGTGCGGATCGTCAACCAGGGTGGCCTTGTTGGGGCGGCCGATCTGGCGCGTTTGGGTCAGCCTTTCGCCCGCGGCGACACGGCGGCGGACGGCAACGGCCTGGGCCTATCCATTGCGCGCTCGATTCTCGAGCAGGCCGGCGGCTCGCTGTCCCTGCAGTCCCCCGCGTCGGGTGCCATGGATGGCTTTGAGGCCGTGATGGTGCTGCCCAGAGGCGATAATCGACAGACCAACCATGGCGCACCCGGAACGGGCGCCACCCCCAAGGTGAAGGCATGA
- a CDS encoding universal stress protein — protein sequence MEIRNIAVIVNAGAVDPDLVALASELARRHHAALTGMAAAEPPLVVMGMDGGAVAASVYAEQHAEIEATLAASEQSFAAMVPPGIKHRWLQAVQRPEVATIGFARSVDLIVVGSSDQQAPLGQAIDVSAVLLGAGRPVLVSAHGARKLKATKILVAWKDTKEARRAVVDALPFLKVADDVAVVVVDEGNLAVERASMLDVVAWLQSHDVKAHGDVLPDIGGVSQTIVQAAQSAGADLIVSGAYGHNRLREWIFGGMTRELLATPGINRLFSN from the coding sequence ATGGAAATCAGGAATATCGCTGTTATCGTCAACGCCGGCGCGGTCGATCCGGATCTGGTGGCTCTCGCAAGTGAGCTTGCCAGGCGTCACCATGCAGCATTGACGGGAATGGCAGCGGCCGAGCCGCCGCTCGTTGTCATGGGAATGGATGGCGGCGCCGTCGCAGCGTCAGTCTATGCCGAGCAACACGCCGAGATCGAAGCTACGCTCGCCGCGTCGGAGCAAAGCTTTGCAGCGATGGTGCCGCCTGGCATCAAGCACCGCTGGCTGCAGGCGGTACAGCGACCCGAAGTCGCGACCATCGGGTTTGCGCGGTCGGTCGACCTGATTGTTGTTGGCTCTTCTGACCAGCAAGCACCTCTCGGACAGGCAATCGACGTCAGTGCGGTGCTGCTCGGAGCCGGTCGCCCGGTTCTCGTTTCTGCCCACGGCGCGCGCAAACTCAAGGCAACCAAGATCCTCGTGGCGTGGAAGGACACCAAGGAGGCACGCCGGGCTGTCGTCGATGCATTGCCCTTCCTCAAGGTCGCCGACGATGTAGCCGTTGTGGTCGTGGACGAAGGCAATCTGGCTGTCGAGCGTGCGAGCATGCTCGACGTCGTGGCGTGGCTACAGTCTCACGATGTGAAGGCGCATGGCGACGTGCTTCCGGATATCGGCGGGGTCAGCCAAACCATAGTCCAGGCGGCTCAGAGTGCCGGCGCGGACCTCATCGTCAGCGGCGCCTACGGTCATAACCGGCTGCGGGAATGGATCTTTGGGGGCATGACCCGCGAGTTGCTGGCTACCCCAGGCATCAACCGGCTGTTCTCCAACTAG
- a CDS encoding OsmC family protein: MLEYVVDAQRMDSAGSMALVRQARLPLDTSLTGRADAFNSAKMLLASLAACIIKSAERAIPMLGFELRAMSVRLHAVRSDSPPRITAIDYLVTVDTDESDRRIALLHTNIRKYGTISNTLAGAVALDGSIMRSSRDA, translated from the coding sequence ATGCTCGAATATGTGGTTGATGCGCAGCGAATGGATTCGGCGGGCAGCATGGCGCTGGTGAGGCAGGCGCGCCTTCCGCTTGACACGTCGCTGACAGGTCGAGCGGATGCGTTCAACTCGGCTAAAATGCTCCTGGCTTCGCTGGCCGCCTGCATCATCAAGAGCGCGGAGCGGGCCATTCCAATGCTGGGATTCGAGCTTCGCGCAATGAGCGTCAGGTTGCATGCTGTCCGCAGCGACTCTCCACCCCGGATCACCGCTATTGACTACCTAGTGACGGTCGACACCGACGAAAGCGATCGTCGCATCGCGCTCCTGCACACCAACATTCGGAAGTACGGCACGATCTCGAATACGCTGGCGGGAGCCGTTGCGCTGGATGGGAGCATCATGCGGAGCTCGCGGGATGCCTGA
- a CDS encoding alpha/beta fold hydrolase, with protein sequence MVSRRALIGLGIASGALAATGGGTALAYSSAISKARVACDPSLSTIIPTRSGDLEYADAGSGTPLLMVHGTGGGFDQGLFFTRELLAKGYRIIAPSRFGYLRSSLPPDPSSANQADALVELLDHLHIDRIAVAGGSAGALSAIEFAIRHPDRCAALVPIVPASFTPDSEAITADNPPEGIPAAMALLRSDFLFWIGTAVASDLMVGTLLATDPALLKTVNAAEVARAREILRGILPVSRRADGLINDAQLAGHPAPSALESITAPTFAISVEDDRFGTAKAARHIAATVPNAQLTVFPSGGHIWLGHDHELFDQVDAFLTEIGYA encoded by the coding sequence ATGGTATCTCGCAGAGCGTTGATTGGCCTGGGTATCGCCAGCGGTGCGTTGGCCGCGACTGGAGGAGGAACAGCGCTCGCCTATTCCTCGGCCATCAGCAAAGCGCGGGTCGCCTGCGACCCAAGCCTCAGCACAATCATTCCAACGCGGTCCGGCGATCTAGAATACGCCGACGCCGGAAGCGGCACACCGCTGCTGATGGTCCACGGCACCGGAGGTGGCTTCGATCAGGGACTGTTTTTCACGCGGGAGCTCCTCGCCAAGGGATACCGCATCATTGCGCCATCTCGCTTTGGGTACCTTCGCTCCAGCCTTCCACCGGATCCCTCGAGCGCGAACCAAGCCGATGCCCTCGTGGAATTGCTCGACCACCTTCACATTGACAGGATCGCGGTCGCTGGTGGCTCCGCGGGTGCCCTTTCCGCTATCGAGTTCGCTATCCGCCATCCCGACCGCTGTGCGGCTCTCGTGCCGATCGTGCCTGCCAGCTTCACACCGGATAGCGAGGCGATTACCGCCGACAATCCACCCGAGGGCATTCCGGCGGCCATGGCGCTGCTCCGTTCCGACTTCTTGTTCTGGATTGGCACCGCCGTCGCTTCCGATCTCATGGTCGGAACGCTCCTTGCCACCGACCCGGCGCTGCTCAAGACCGTGAACGCTGCCGAGGTAGCGCGCGCCCGAGAAATACTTCGCGGCATCCTCCCGGTCAGCCGTCGCGCCGATGGTCTCATCAATGACGCGCAACTCGCCGGTCACCCGGCGCCATCAGCCCTGGAATCGATCACCGCGCCAACATTCGCCATCTCGGTTGAGGACGACCGCTTTGGCACCGCCAAGGCCGCCCGTCACATTGCGGCCACCGTGCCCAACGCTCAGCTAACCGTCTTTCCATCAGGAGGTCACATCTGGCTCGGTCACGACCACGAGTTGTTCGATCAGGTCGACGCCTTCCTCACCGAGATCGGTTACGCATAA